The Vidua chalybeata isolate OUT-0048 chromosome 6, bVidCha1 merged haplotype, whole genome shotgun sequence genome has a segment encoding these proteins:
- the RAD9A gene encoding cell cycle checkpoint control protein RAD9A: MKCVIAGGNVKVLGRAVHSLSRIGDELYLEPTGSGLSLRAVNSSRSAFASFLFAPLFFQLYEPGSAGPDTELFRCKVHMKSFLGVFRSLPSLEKSVGKCLILLKPRASRLVLQLHCKYGVTKTHNLAFQECERLQAVFDIQRCASRLCAPARVLAEAVVHFPLTLAEVTLGTGPGGKISLRNYVEDEAEPSKTMVTELWLAEDEFQSVTVAPGSHITFCLKEFRGLLSFAEASNLPLTIHFDEPGRPVIFTLDDTVLEVHLVLATLSDAESNSQSPSTNGVSHLPAPSDDFADDLESYMAAMETSEGCSEGRPSPTFPLHIPRPAKSKHEEEEEEEEEEEEEDGAVPGTPPHKKFRSLFFGSVMTPGRPGPATTQEVLAEDSDGES; the protein is encoded by the exons ATGAAATGTGTCATCGCCGGCGGCAACGTCAAAG TCCTCGGCCGAGCCGTGCACTCCCTGTCCCGCATCGGCGACGAGCTCTACCTGGAGCCCACCGGGAGTGGG ctgtccttACGTGCTGTCAACTCCTCCCGTTCTGCCTTCGCCTCCTTCCTCTTCGCACCGCTCTTCTTCCAGTTGTACGagccgggcagcgccgggcccgACACGGAGCTCTTCCGATGCAAAGTCCACATGAAG TCCTTCCTGGGCGTCTTCCGCTCGCTGCCCTCACTGGAGAAGTCGGTGGGGAAATGCCTGATCCTGCTCAAGCCCCGTGCCAGCCGCCTGGTCCTGCAGCTCCACTGCAAGTACG GTGTCACCAAGACACACAACCTGGCCTTCCAGGAGTGCGAGCGGCTGCAGGCCGTGTTCGACATCCAGCGCTGCGCCAGCCGCCTCTGCGCCCCGGCACG GGTGCTGGCAGAGGCCGTGGTGCACTTTCCCCTGACGCTGGctgaggtgacactggggactGGCCCTGGTGGCAAAATCAGCCTGAGGAACTATGTGGAGGACGAGGCAG AGCCGAGCAAGACGATGGTGACGGAGCTGTGGCTGGCTGAGGATGAGTTCCAGTCGGTGACTGTAGCCCCGGGCTCCCACATCACCTTCTGCCTCAAGGAATTCCGT gggctgctgagctTTGCCGAGGCCTCCAACCTGCCCCTCACCATCCACTTTGATGAGCCTGGCAG GCCGGTGATCTTCACCCTGGATGACACTGTCCTGGAGGTTCACCTGGTGCTGGCCACCCTCTCCGACGCAGAAAGCAACTCCCAGTCCCCTTCGACCAACGG CGTGTCCCACCTGCCCGCCCCGTCAGATGACTTTGCCGATGACCTGGAGTCCTACATGGCTGCCATGGAAACCAGCGAGGGGTGCTCAGAGGGGCGCCCCAGCCCCACCTTCCCCCTGCACATCCCCCGGCCAGCCAAAAGCAAacatgaggaggaggaggaggaggaggaggaggaggaggaggaggatggagctgtgccagggaccCCCCCACACAAGAAG TTTCGCTCCCTGTTTTTTGGCTCAGTGATGACACCAGGAAGGCCTGGCCCGGCCACCACCCAGGAGGTGCTGGCGGAGGACAGCGATGGAGAAAGCTGA